The genomic stretch ACGATTTCAACACATGCGTAAATAGGTGAAATACTTGAAGAGCATCCCCTACATTTTCCTCGTTGAAATAAATAAGAAAAAACAGGTACAAGCTCATATGGTGAAAGCTCACGTTCACATGTTGGACATGATGAGCGAGGGATGACAATCGATCGTTTGATCGGCACACGAAGACCAACAACATTAAAAAAGGAACCAAGCGCAAGGCCAATTAGAAATAAATAACTATGTAACAAAACCCCCATATCTTTCATCCTTCATCATATTATTGTTAAAATGTAATGGTAGATTTAGACCCAACCTTCTAACATGAGGCGAACAACCTTTTTCAATTTTAAAACAGAAGAAGCTGTCATTATAACCACTGCTGCGCAAGAATCTATTGTATAGCCCGAACCAAAATCCTTTTCCTAATCCTCCGCTTTTGAAGAATGGGAATTTTCTTATCCAACATAGCTTGCAACACGATTTCTACCCCGTTGTTTTGCACCAGTATACATGGCTCTATCAGCATTTCTTATCAAGGTTTGTGCATCTTCTCCCTGATCAGGCGCTGTTGCAACACCGATACTAGCCGTCACGTAAATAACCTGACGATCGCCGTTATCCAAATCACTAAAGATCTCAAATGGACGATCCGCTATGGCACATCGTAAGTCTTCTGCAACTTGTAAACTCTCATTATGAAAATGATTTTCTAGCAAAACTACGAACTCTTCACCGCCAAATCGAGCAACGGTACCCTTATTCCCAACTTCTTCTTCAAGTCGATTAGCTACTCCACAAAGCACGTCATTTCCACTATGATGCCCAAATGTATCATTTACTTTTTTGAAGTGATCCAGGTCGAGCAATATAATTGAAAATGGAGTAGGGTTTTCATCAAAACGGTTGTATTTCTCGTCTAATACCTCGTTAAAAAATCGAAAATTGTACAAATTCGTTAAAGGACATCTCTCACTTCGCCTTTTCGTCTCTTCATAATGCCTTGCATTATCAACAGCTACAGCTAAATAATTGGCTAGAATTTGCATCACGAGTATATGGTGTTTTTCATATGACCGAACGCGATCTGTTGCTAGTGTGATAATGCCAACGACCTTTTTATTGCGTTTCATCGGTACCGAAATAACAGCATTCGCTGTTTCGGGGAGAATTCCCTGAGAAAGATTTTTCCACTGCGCACGCTTCGTGTATAATCGGCTACGTCCACTACGCCAGACTCTTCTGCTAATCCCTTCTTCAAAAGAATGATCTTTTGCGGTAGCTTGAATGCCTCTTTCCTTCTCAAAGCTTTTAATAATCCTTAATTTCTCTACCTGTTCTGCATCCATAATGTAAGCATAATCAACCACAAACATATCCTTAACTTCATTTAAAAATAAGTCAAGAATTTCGTCTATATCAAGAGACTGAGTAATTTGCTGACCGATTTCACTCGTTTGTTGAAGTAGATCATTCACTTTTCGACTTGAGTAATACAACCTGAGCATAAGAGATGCCAACACAAATGGAACTCCAACAAAGAAAATGGCAATTGTTCCCAGGTAGGTATGTAACAAATAGAGAAGAAATCCAACCGGCAGTGTTACTCCAGTAGATATGGCTTCCCAAAGCATATCTTTGTCAAAAAACTTTGTATTAACCTCTTTATAAATATAAATACGTAAAAAATGAAGGAGAATTTGATTAACAATGATTAACGAAAGAATATAGCCGATAGAGGGAACAAGCTGTGTAATCGCATTTCCAGAGAATTCACCAGTGGATCCTCCAAGTAAATAAAAAAGTCCACCTGATACCAGGGAAACGATCATAAACATGAGCATATTAATTGGATAACGATGACTATCTTTCTTTGTAACTCGCAAATTCAAAAGAAAGACAAGAATCGCTAACTGAGTTAGAATCGTTTCCACGAATAAGCCATATCTGAGAAATACAGCTAGTGAAATCCCTTGGATAAAAAAAAGGTCTGTTCCTTTTACGTTTATTGGCATCATTGCAACGACGGCAAGAAGCACAAACAGCGCAAGAACATCGGCCTTATTTCCAGTAAAATCAGGGGGAAAGAAATAGAACGTTGCAAAAATGAGTAGTGGCCAACACAAGAGCCATACAATCCAAACTTTACGTTTCATTATTGCAGTCAATTGTTTCCCCCTCCTTCTTCTGTGGTAAAGAAGAATATTTTTCCATTTCAAAGTGGTTACGTTTCATTTTAGCAAAAAGTAGCGAAAAAGTCCTATTTTTTCGCATTAAATTCTAATTTTTTAGAAAACGACGTACTTCTGATACAAAATAGAGAGAGCCCGTAATTAGAATTAGCTCATTTTCACTTACTTGCTCAGTTGTTGTTTGAATTGCTTTTTTCCAGTTTTCTTCATACGTCTTGGCCGAAAAACTTGCACGTTGAAATAAACTCTCAGCTGAAATAGCTCTTGGAAAATCAAAGGTAGTAAACGTCATCTTTCGAATAAGCGGATAGAGCGGCTTTAACATTGACTCAATATCTTTATCTCCTAGCGCACTGAAAATGACGTGAATATCCTTATCTGGATAGTGCTGCTCTAACGTTCTTGCAAGACTTTCAACCCCTTCTGGATTATGTGCCCCGTCTACAATGATACTGGGATTGGAACGAATCTTCTCAAATCGTCCAGGCCACGCTGCTCTTTTAAGTCCGCGCTGAACCATGTCATGTTCGATGTGTAGACCATAAAAGACGCGCAAGTATTCGAGTCCCATTAGTGCTGCAGCTGCATTTTTCACCTGATGCTCACCTTTCATCTGAATGTGTAGATCAGCTAGTTTACGATAAGGAGATTGAAATGAGAAGTGTTCACCTTCATCATCACTTCTCTTGTCACCAATAGAAAACTCTTCATTCAAACGATAAATTTTCGTCTTTTTCGCTTTAGTTGTTTCATGGAAGAGTGTGAGAACTTCTTCTTTTTCTGCAGTCGTAACAAGAGGTACACCTGACTTAATGATTCCCGCTTTTTCATACGCAATTTGTTTCAGGTCACTACCAAGGATATGGGTATGGTCATACCCTATATTCGTAATGACACTAATAAGCGGATGGATGATATTTGTTGAATCGAGTCGCCCCCCTAGCCCAACTTCCATTAAAACCAGATCTGGGTAGGCTTTAGTTCCAAAGTACAAAAGCGCGATTACAGTAATAACTTCAAACTCGGTAGGTGAACCAAGGGGGGAAGCTGCAGCCATTTCAACAAGTGGCTGAACGCGATTGCATAGCATAACTAAATCTTCTTCGTTAATAGGTTGTCCGTTAACCGCTATTCGTTCACTAAATGATTCGATATAAGGAGAAGTAAACGTCCCTACTTCATATCCAGCTTCCTCTAGCACTGTACGTAAGTAAGTAACTGTCGAACCTTTTCCGTTAGTCCCGCCAACATGCACCGTTTTTAACCGTCTTTCTGGATGGTCAAGCTGTTCAAGCATCCATTCCATCCGCTCTAAACCAGGTTTAATGCCGTGATTTAACAAACTATGAATCCAACTTACCGCTTCATCATACGATTGAAACATTTCCTCTCCTCCTTAAAAGAAGACGAACCTCAAAAAGAGATCCGTCATTTGCTTATTTTTTAAGTTCGTTAATACGAGCTTCAACGTTGCTTCTTCTTTCGAGATAGTCTTTTTCTTTCGCTCGTTCTTCTTCAACAACTTTCTCGGGAGCCTTGCTAATAAAACGCTCATTTGAAAGCTTTTTCTGAACACGATCTACTTCAGAATCGAGCTTCTTCATTTCGCCTCTTAGACGCTCTATTTCTTCATCAATGTTAATTAAGCCTTCAAGCGGAAGAAATAGCTCTGCTCCAGACACGACTGCTGTCATTGATTTTTCAGGAGCCTGAAGATCCGAAGAAATGGTTAGCGTCTCTGGATTACAGAACCGCTCAATGTATTGACTGTTTTGCTCAAGTTGCTTTTGAGCTTCCCCTGACTTCGGTTTAATGCGAAGCTCAATTGGCTTGCTTGGTGCTACATTCATTTCAGCTCGAATGTTTCGAACTGAACGAATAATCTCGGTTAGTAGCGCCATGTCGGCAGCTGCTTCTGGGAAATGAAGCTCTTCATTCTTCACTGGCCAGCTTGCAACTGTGATTGATTCTCCTTGATGAGGAAGGTGTTGCCAGATTTCTTCTGTAAGA from Bacillus sp. Cs-700 encodes the following:
- a CDS encoding sensor domain-containing diguanylate cyclase, which gives rise to MTAIMKRKVWIVWLLCWPLLIFATFYFFPPDFTGNKADVLALFVLLAVVAMMPINVKGTDLFFIQGISLAVFLRYGLFVETILTQLAILVFLLNLRVTKKDSHRYPINMLMFMIVSLVSGGLFYLLGGSTGEFSGNAITQLVPSIGYILSLIIVNQILLHFLRIYIYKEVNTKFFDKDMLWEAISTGVTLPVGFLLYLLHTYLGTIAIFFVGVPFVLASLMLRLYYSSRKVNDLLQQTSEIGQQITQSLDIDEILDLFLNEVKDMFVVDYAYIMDAEQVEKLRIIKSFEKERGIQATAKDHSFEEGISRRVWRSGRSRLYTKRAQWKNLSQGILPETANAVISVPMKRNKKVVGIITLATDRVRSYEKHHILVMQILANYLAVAVDNARHYEETKRRSERCPLTNLYNFRFFNEVLDEKYNRFDENPTPFSIILLDLDHFKKVNDTFGHHSGNDVLCGVANRLEEEVGNKGTVARFGGEEFVVLLENHFHNESLQVAEDLRCAIADRPFEIFSDLDNGDRQVIYVTASIGVATAPDQGEDAQTLIRNADRAMYTGAKQRGRNRVASYVG
- a CDS encoding folylpolyglutamate synthase/dihydrofolate synthase family protein, which codes for MFQSYDEAVSWIHSLLNHGIKPGLERMEWMLEQLDHPERRLKTVHVGGTNGKGSTVTYLRTVLEEAGYEVGTFTSPYIESFSERIAVNGQPINEEDLVMLCNRVQPLVEMAAASPLGSPTEFEVITVIALLYFGTKAYPDLVLMEVGLGGRLDSTNIIHPLISVITNIGYDHTHILGSDLKQIAYEKAGIIKSGVPLVTTAEKEEVLTLFHETTKAKKTKIYRLNEEFSIGDKRSDDEGEHFSFQSPYRKLADLHIQMKGEHQVKNAAAALMGLEYLRVFYGLHIEHDMVQRGLKRAAWPGRFEKIRSNPSIIVDGAHNPEGVESLARTLEQHYPDKDIHVIFSALGDKDIESMLKPLYPLIRKMTFTTFDFPRAISAESLFQRASFSAKTYEENWKKAIQTTTEQVSENELILITGSLYFVSEVRRFLKN